AATTTGATTATCTAAATCAAAAGATACAACCATTTTTAGAATtaaaaggaggaaagagaaggaCATCTCTTCTTTTACACGCAGCTTGTCATTTATGGAGATATGCGTCAAGCCAGAGATCCCCTGAGGTTTTCAGTGACCTGAAAAAGAAGCGAGAAAAAAGTGGATAAAATATCAGTTAATAAACAACCTGTTTATCAGGCAAGCTGACAATCCCTCTCTAACAGGAGACATCTGTTTGTATCGACTATTCTACAAATTTTCTCTCTGTTCTTTGAatcagtttatttattcatttgatcTATTTTCTTTGCTAATTTTACCAGTGAGTTATTACCTGAAAACGTCAGTCATTGCTTGCCACAATGTTTTCATCTGGTAAGGAATCCCGTGTTTATCACATAATGCACGGACCTGCGGGGCCACCAGGTGGTAGTTGTGACGCGGCATCGTGGGAAACAAACTTAGGAAAGAGAACTTGGTTAAGAGGCTTAAATGTCATTAACGGGTTTGTGTTAAAAGTAGCACTTTGAAAATTAGATGCTCCATGTTTTTGTTCTTTAGTAACTGATTCTGCACACTGAAGAAGGCATTATCCTCATTTGTATTATCCATATTGGATATCAGTGATCGACTTCTATTAGAAATTAAATTGAATCTACTGAATCTAATCTCAGCGAGCCAAAGCTCAGCTCAGGGAGTGTGTGGTTTGAGCTCTCTGCTCTTCATTTTGTCGACCCATGACTGTATAACCAGTTTCAGTGGCACATCATCAAGTTTGTTGATGAGGCTAATATTTACGAGTCTCATATTTACGTGGTCATAGATTTGAGAAGGGCCTGTGCTGAGCACCTCCACCTGCTGCATGAAGACCTGACCTCATCCACCAACGTCACAGCTATTGTGAAGAAGGTGCAACAATGGCTACACAAGTAGGTCACGCCTCCCATCTCAGCACTGACCACCTTCTGAAGGGCCGACATTGAGAGCGTTCTGACCTGCTGCTTCATGGTGTGGTTAGGAACTTGTTCAGTGTCTGAACGAAAACAACAGGACAGGCTTGTGAAAACAGCAGATCACAGATTATCTCAGCTCTGCACACATAAGATGGCTTGCACGTTTCGTCATATAGATCGTGTCTTGTTGTGTTctatgtgttttttgtttgtttgtttgatttccCTCAAAAAGCCCTTAAAAGCGGATTTTTCTTACAGTGAATAGTAGTGTTCAACACAAACATACAGTTGTATTCTGAGTTTGaaagactttttgttttttatttttactgaaaATACTGGATAGGTGAGTTCTTGTGTTTGATACTTTTAAGAAACAATCGTTCGTCTTACTGGTGTTCAATTTGAAAGTTGAGGTGTCCACTGAACCAGTCGTTGAAGGAGGATTGCTCAACGTTACACGTGGCTTGCAACTGAAACAGAAGTAGAGACAAAAGTAAATAGTAGCTTAGTTCAAACGTTCATCAGTTTGGTGTATAATTAAAATACAATTTCCCCCTCATTTTCCAAATCGATGCAGCATATTTTGCCTTTTGTTTTATAATTCAGCAAAAGAAGAGTGTGTCAATGTGTCTTAAGCAGTTCACAATTAGATACTTTGATGGTACcacagtttttttcattttttttattttacacacaaaatgctACGAAGCTCACTGAATATAGGGAAAACTCACAAAAGCATAATATGGTCTCATTAAGTTCTAATAACctctaaaaatattttttctggttatgtatgtttatgcatttagcagacgcttttatccaaagcgacttgcaAATGACGATATAACAGGATATTTGTAATGAGGATATTTTGTGGTACAACAGGCACCTGCATGGTCAGCCAGTCTTTGTGCCTCTCATGATCAATCTGCATCGGCAGATGGTTCATCTGACTCACCCACACAAACCAGTGACTCTCCAAAAACCTGTCAAATAAACAAGAACAAACTATGACTGAATATGGAGTAAAAGTGTGTGAAGTATAAAAATGTACACATACaagcatgaaatatctttttgaTATTCTCTGATTGATACTTTCAATCTGATGCTTTTTCATCTCAAACATGTATTCAtgaccattttctttttttttttagaacatttACCTGGCAAAAAGATTTAACGCCAGCGAGCCAAACAAGCCATACAGGGGTACATAACAGAAAATGTTGCGAAGGTGATATGACACGACCAACGCCAAATCCTTCAAAAAGAGAGGTTAATACCATAAGGAAACTTTTCATCAAGTCATGACTCACTCTTCTATGTTTTTATGATGATACATTCTATCAAATGAAATTAAGTGAAAAAACACTTTACTTATCCCAAAGGAAAAATTATATAATGCTATCCCATGCTATGCTAAATTAATTTCTAACAGAAAAGTCTTTATGTAAACTGGACGGTACCACACAGACAGGCATCTTACCACCCAGTCGCGACGGGAAATCATGCTTCTCAGTGTCTGAATGTTGAAGACAATCGGAATAAGCAGTGGTGGTCCCactaaaatataaagaaaatgcTGTCATTTCCTGGAAAGCTGTCATATACTTTATGCCTCGTCGATCCCTTTAAACAAACATACCGAGAAAGAAGTATTGGTGCTGGTGATTATAGGGCAAgaatttgatcttttttattccATACTGTAACAAGAGGAGTACAGGAAGAGTTAGGTGAGCAGCTTAGCTACACAAATGTTTAAGGATAAAAAATGTCTCACTTGTCACTTACCTCCACTGGTTGAGTGGTTCCAAGAACAAAGATGCCTGACAAGTTAACATCAGGGTCCTTACTGAGGATGTTGGGCTTGGCATGATGCCTGAAATGTAGATGATTCCACCAGTTGGCTGAAGCtccctaaaaaaaacacattatatTTACTTTCAGTGTctacttaataaaaaaaaaaaaaaaagacatttaaaatcCAGTAAACTCACCTTTAAATGTCCAAAAACAAACTTGTGCATCATGTGATTCCACCGAGACTTCTTGAAGACAGAGAGATGGCCAAAGTCATGCTGCAACCATCCAGCCTGCGCCTAAAGAGAAAAATGATAAATGAGCATTTACAAACATATACTAATACATAGCATATTTTCCACTAAATGTACCTCAACAAGAATTAGATTATCACATAATTATATGTAAATTACCTGAGCAGTTGCCAGTAACATTGAACACAGAAGTGTCAATGTCCAGCTGGTCCCCCAGAGCCAGACAATCAGCCATGCGAGGGCCTCCAGCAGCAGGATGTGACCCAGATGGAGGCAGAAGAACAACGGCTTAGCTTGAAAATGACCCTCCTTCTCTGCCTGCACTCGTAAAGCATCAAAATCCTGAATGATTGCTGCCTGAGAAGAGATAGCATAGTCTTGTGAAGCTGCAAAAGGTGATGCAATGATGTGATATTTGtgaaatcaaaaaaaaaaaaaaaaaaagggacgtGAATTCAGAGTCTTACATTTTTGTTGTGGTCCTGGCTTGGCTCTGTCGCTGCCAACTCTCCAATCAACAGAGGCCTCAGAAACTTTTGCACAAACCTTTGATCGGGATGAAAAGCGTTGAATGCCTCCTGATAAACAAAAAAGTTATATTTATACACGTGTATAGTTAacctgcaaacaaacaaaaaaaagatcctGTTCTTAGATATAATCTTGATTTTATATTTTCAAGAGAAACTTTGCTTGGCCATGTGGAGCTGCTCTTATTGAGCAAACTTGAGCAAACTTCAACCCTCCACTGCAAGATTCATTGAAACTTCACATTCTCTGAATATGTGGTTCTTTATTTGAATTCGTCCACTTAGGCCACCAAAATAATGTGCAgtctttcaaattaatttgctgAACTTCCAGCAGTAATCTGCCTTGATTATGAATTTGTAGTTGTTATTGGTTGTTTTAACATCCATGTAGACAATCCCTTGGACAGAGCAACCAAAGAACTATGAGTTCTTGGTAACTACGAATTGATTCACCATATGACTCAGCCAACACACAACAAAGGCCACTCTCTAAATTTGATTGTCTCCAAGGGCATAAAGTTCTCTGAGGTTGTGATATCTGATGATTTCTGTGTATTCTTGCAGGATGCTATCTGTGAACACGCAGACATTCATGCAAAGACAAGTGCAAACTGAAATATTTATTCAAGGGAAGGTCATTTCTGGTGAGAAAAGATCTTCATGGTGAAAGACAGCTATTGTCAGACTAGACAGAAGAGAGTGTTGTAAAGCTTAACGTCTGTGGGGAAAACCTAATCTTCAGGTTCGCAATGAAATCAATAATGGAAGACTTCACTTTTATAATTTACAACTGGGATTAGCCAGGCAGTCCTTACTTTCTGACATCATGACCAAGATAATGAATGTGCTCTTTTCGCTGACTGGTTAACAAATCCTCCTTTTCCATTAGCCTGTGAATTTCTATTCACTAAAGCCTCCAGTGTCAGACAgcattttgaaaatgaacaCGGCTTCTATTACAGCTACTGGAAACACACTGTCCTACTGTCTGCCATAGTCTAAGATGAAaataatgattttctttttttaatccagtGTTAGACCCTCAAATTAATGTCAAGACATTTAGCCAACAAATCTTTTCAAGAATGTGTCCTTATGCAAATGCAAAGTTGATTATGCAAAGCAACAAGATATGTTATATTAGTTATACAGACAAAACACAAATAACCATGTCACCAAGGGATTACAATTCCTTTCAAGCACTCATTAAGCGCCttgaacaaaataaacaactaGACTTTCCAGAAGTTcttacaattaaaaaaagacagaacGGAGGAGACTGCCTTTGGAGCAAaagaagaatggtcaaacatcTGTGCTAAACTTTAGACCATATTAAGTCAGGAAAGAAGTAAGCCTTCAAACATCAATTTCAGTGATTAAAGGACTTATGTCTTAAAGTGATTAAGAAAACTTGGTCCATATATTGCAGCCATTGATTAAGACCATAATAACAAAAAGCAGAATTGTCTAAAGTTTATATATTCCAAAAAAGAGGAAGCTTTTTTACCGTGGCATCCTCCCCAGCATAGTGGCTGATGACGAGAGACCCTCCCGGATGCCTTTTGCACCACTGAGTAACATTGTAAACCTTTCGATTTATGACCAGCCATCGATCACTCCTGCTGCAGTGCTTCTGCACCTCCTCCCAGCCGTAAACACCTGCATCCCTCCCGCTGTCCGGCTCTCCGGACTCCGTCTGCTGGCCTCCGCTTCCCatcctcactgctgctgcctctgGCGCACTGAAAGAACAGTCTGCCACAAACTTTCACTGCTGGATTCTAGTTGAaaagaaatcttaaaaaaagggaaagactGTGAAATGCAACTACAAGATCACTTACAAATGCCGCTTAGCGATCTGGCCGCAAATGCTTGAACTCAAGGCAGCAAAATTTTAACTCCTCTCCTGCTCAGTCCAGACCATATGCAAGCATCGTAAAATCATCCTTTGACTGCATTCCTTGATTGGTTATTAGTGTTCATCCACTGAATTTCTGGCCAGTTGGAGCACAGCAGCTTATATATTGGGTGACAGGTCATAGTGCTGAATGTTATCTGAATGTTTTGGGGTTGTCTGAGCGTCAAAATTGAAAACAACCAGCTGGAGGTCATAGGTTTTGATATAGGCTGAATCCGGGAGACGTTGGTGGCTGATGTTGGTGGAAAGAATGCAAATATGTTTCAGTGAGCACAATAATCAGGTCCTGTCAGTTCCAGATACCCTCACTCATAGTGAATCACTTAGACCCAAACAGATTATTTAGCTGTTGAGTTTAGAAGGACTAGTTAATTAAGTGATGAGATAATTCTCCCcagaaataatgataataataaaaaaatcatttgactTTCTGGTGTTCAGTTTTAGGCGTCTACTGACATCAATGCAGTTAAAGACAACATGTGAACaaacattgttgatgagtgAGGAGTGAGTGCTGCTACATCTTTCCTTAAAgaactgtttgtgtgtgtctttgaaGGCTACATGATATCAGATACATAAAAATAACGATTATAAACCCTGGATTTCCTATTCAGAGTGCAGGCTAAAACCACACTGACTTTCATGAGCACATTAGGTGTCTGTGCATGTGGCCACATGAGGATCACTTAGATGTGTGAGCTGATGGATCTACTTGAGTCTGCATGTTTGGAATCAGGTGTAACATTTTCAAATGAGCATGTTGGGACTGTTAATGTTTTGTTAGGTCAAGATGACTGTTGGCTCACTTCAACCCCTAACCCTCGATAGTTACTGTATCAGGAGAGCCTCCAGCTGGTCTTGTCTTTCTTATGTAAATGCTAAAACCAAGGCCACGTCTCACAACAGTAATTCTGTTGCTCTTGTAATTCAGCCagcttttttcctcattttcaatACTTGATAGAATAGCAGACGCTCGTTTCTCAGGTCTGGCCTAAATGAACACACAAAAAGATAAGTGTTGGGTTCCCAGTCTCACTTAATCCATCTCTTCTGAAGGGTGCGTTTAATTTCCAAGACAGTTGCTACAGTTAAATCTTGACAGGTCAGAATGACATTTCGAGATATCTGCTATGATGGCAGGGGGTGATGTGTTTATTACAGGTCACATTCAAGTTATACAAGAAAACTCATGTCAAAGGTCACAGTTTGGCTCATTCTACAATTTTACTCCCAAGAACATCGACCATATGTTTACAAACATCAGTATTTGTTTCAAACATATCTAGAAAAACTTTTATCAATCACAGATCTGACATTTAAATTTTGACCCCTCACAGTTGGTGTGCTTGTTGTCACATACTATGGCTGTCTTGACAGTATTGACAGCGTAAAGAAGGCTATGATcagaaaatcatttaattctttACTATATAGCAAAAAAGGTGGTACCCAATGAATTGAAAACTCATtatcatgtgtttttatgcGAATATGAACCATATACTGTAAACGCTGTGCATTTGTACCTCCTGACATTTGTTGTTGCAGTCCTCTTACCCACCAGCAGAGTGTGCAGATGAGTTACTTTGATCAAAAACCTTCCGTGTCCTCATGTCACCCCAAAGGTGCACAGCAGAAAGGCTTTGAATAAcagctttgttgttgcttttgtcATCACCCAACAACTATATGAAAAAAAGCAACATAATACagattttcatttttagttatttacaTCAAGAGGAAAATGAGCACAAGTGCAAAAATACTTGTGTGTTTTTACTCTTCCATCTCCATATCTTTCACATATTGCTAGGGTTACGCAGTGCTTCATCTAGAGTCAACACATTGGCTTCAGCAGTCACATCAATTAAGCACCCAAACTCTATGTGTCTGTCTCCTGCTTAGAGTCCTTTGTGTCATTTCAGGGTCATTTGAATGTGATGCAGAAATGTGCAAATCAGCTGTTTTGGCCCTCAGCATATCCCACATGATTATCCTCAAGCAGCTCGTCTCCCTGTTCGCCCGCTTTATTTGCCACTGCACATCAGGCTGACAGAAGCGCTTCACTTCTGACCTCGGCCGCTTTCCCAGAATTTTCATCTAAAATTACAGCCAAAAATACACAGTCAATCGGAACAGCTATTTGCTATTTAATCGAgtatatttaattaattaagtgACTTGTTTAAAATGAGTTGAAtgttcaaactgttttttttagtgGTTCAGATGCCTTGAAGTTTCAAGATTTTATATTCAAAATATGGAAGGAGCTCATCAATTAGATTAAATGCTGGATATGAGATTCACAGAATCTAAAGTAGTTTCAGGCTGAGCACCATCAGCCACTAAGACTCAACGATAACCATCAGTAGAGACAGAACTATGAAATAATACAtttatactaaaaaaaaaaccattaaCTTAATGCATTAGTAAtatttaaacttatttttttaattactgcTCTAATCTATAAAAGAACAGTTGAGGATTTTGGAGTATTTTATGGGttactttggtttgtttttgtgtcagaACAGTAAGAAACCTTGAAGCTTGCTCCCACAGCTTTTTTGAATTTGTGTTTAAAAACCTGTTTAAACTAGTCTCTTGCGTTTGATGAAAACCAGCACTAAAGATAGGAGATTCAAGAGACTGCATGAAAATGGTGCCAAGGTAACAATTAGAAGTTTAAATAGTCTATTTCTGCATAAGTCATCACATCTTTTGTTTGTATCATTATGATGTAGAAGCTAGCCACTTCTCAACTTcagttatttctttatatttgtgTGTTACATGCCTCTAGAATTTGGTTGGTATGTATGAAATTATTATTTCCTTTACCAGTGAAATGTTCTCTACACTGATTTTAAAGACGAGTATTTTAGAGCATTAAAAGGTACATTTCCCTACAACACTAACAGAAACCCAGATAAAAGTCATCTGAGAGGCAAATTTAGTTGGAGTTCCCAAACGTTTTAGTGCACTCCTTTCCCATTTTTTCCCCCAGCCACTAATAATAATCTGGCTGAAAAATTGGGAAAATTTACATTTCCCCTTTCTCTCTTTGTGGAATTCAGAGATCAGTTCGTcttctttaaaataaatgatGGAAAGTTCTCGAAACTGCTCTTACCGCTAAATAATCCGAAACATAATACACAAGACAAACAAGGGGAAAATATTAGTTGTATATTTGTTGTATATGCAAAATATTAGGGCTGAAAAGGAATTATTTTTGATACGTGCAATCAAACAAACACCGTATGTGATATGATAACGTGTACAGTGCGTGTGTTAATTGTGTggataaaacaacaaaacaaatagtttaatttcaaaATGAAGGACAGATGTTTTATTGGCCATTTTTACTGAAAATTGATTGAAACTTTTTTGAAATTCACTCAAGCACTCAGAAAAAAACGCGAGTAAGTGTGAAGATAAATTTTTTAGCGGTCCTTCTTCTCCTGTTGTCTacttctgacacacacacacacgcacacacatgccaGCCACGTGATGTGGATGCACCCTGTTCCGGAGGGAGGTACCGGTTGAATCTAAACcttcacagtgatgaagagaagcagggcaacatcagGGGCAGAGTCGGTCAGTCAGCTCTGCAACTTTGCAAAATTATATTTCTTTCTTGGGCGGATTATAATTCCGGGAGACCTCGACCTCTAATGGGGAGCTACAAGCTACACTAGAGGACGGACTTCTAATAACTTTCCTTTTTGCAGCCGGCCAGGTCACACTCTGGATTTATCCACCGACAGCAACGAGCGAGGAAGAGTGGTAACAAAATGACATTTTAGTGTCCAAAAGGggcacttttttttcccctttccaaTCCTGACAGAGTGGATCACGTGAGCAGGTGACCTAAAAGTTGTCAGTTATCGGtcttgaaaaagtcttgagGAAGCCAGAGAGGGTAAGAATAAAATAACAGCTCAAAATTCAGCTCTTCTTCATTCAATTCAACCACCAGCAGCactattataattattattactattactactactattattactattactCCACAGCTTGCTAGATTATTTCCTCTGGATTTTTTTCTGATAAAACAGTAAACGAAGTGACAAAATGACACTTGATAAACTTCTGTGGTATAGCAGAAGTGTTAACTGACATGGAACATGATGCCATTTGCAGCCGGTGGGATCAACCATAACACAACAGTAGCTCCCAGGCTGAGGGCTAACTTGTCACAGACACTGCCTCATCAAATGACAGTGTCCTGACATAGACTGGAGTCAGGGACTTCTTGACACAGCATGGGAAACTCCTCCAGGAAGGGCGAtggggaagaagaggaagacggGGCAAAAGAAGGTGAGGATGAAGAAGTTACAGAAAAGGAgaaagaggtggaggaggaggaggaggaagaagagcaggaacTTCCATTGGGGGTGGAGGAGTTGCTGGAGAGTGGAGATCCTGTGCTGGATTTGAGCTACCGTAAATTCAAGAAGTTACCAAGGCGTGTTTGGGGACTGATGCATCTGGAGAAGTTGTATGTTTGTGGGAACCGCCTGCGCACTTTGCCAGACAGCATCTCCCAGCTGCGGGGTCTGCGTATACTCGCCCTCGACTTCAACAAGATGGAAGATGTTCCGCCGGCCGTGTGCCAGCTCACCAACCTCACTCGTCTCTACCTAGGCAGCAACCGGCTGATGAGCCTCCCACCGGAGCTGAGGAACCTGCAAAATCTGAAATGCCTGTGGATGGAGAGCAACTTCTTCCACAGTTTTCCAAAGGAGCTCTATGATTTACCCCATCTGAAGTCCCTCCAGATCGGGGACAACCGACTTAAAACGTTGCCGCCTGACCTGTGTCGCATGGAGGCTCTGAGAGGATTATGGTTGTATGGAAACCGCTTTGAGACCTTCCCCAGAGTCCTTCTGCGCATGGAAAACTTGGAGATCTTAGACAtggacaaaaataaaatatctgaGTTCCCAAGTCTAAAGCGTCTGCCAGCCTTGCGCCTTTTCTCCTATGACCACAACCCAGTTGAAGAACCTCCTAGAGTGGGTGAGGAGGTTCTTGTGGTTGGGGAAGGGGCTGCAGAGTTCTTAGAGGCACGTGACGCTCGCAAG
This genomic interval from Odontesthes bonariensis isolate fOdoBon6 chromosome 7, fOdoBon6.hap1, whole genome shotgun sequence contains the following:
- the LOC142384696 gene encoding acyl-CoA Delta-4 desaturase-like, which produces MGSGGQQTESGEPDSGRDAGVYGWEEVQKHCSRSDRWLVINRKVYNVTQWCKRHPGGSLVISHYAGEDATEAFNAFHPDQRFVQKFLRPLLIGELAATEPSQDHNKNAAIIQDFDALRVQAEKEGHFQAKPLFFCLHLGHILLLEALAWLIVWLWGTSWTLTLLCSMLLATAQAQAGWLQHDFGHLSVFKKSRWNHMMHKFVFGHLKGASANWWNHLHFRHHAKPNILSKDPDVNLSGIFVLGTTQPVEYGIKKIKFLPYNHQHQYFFLVGPPLLIPIVFNIQTLRSMISRRDWVDLALVVSYHLRNIFCYVPLYGLFGSLALNLFARFLESHWFVWVSQMNHLPMQIDHERHKDWLTMQLQATCNVEQSSFNDWFSGHLNFQIEHHLFPTMPRHNYHLVAPQVRALCDKHGIPYQMKTLWQAMTDVFRSLKTSGDLWLDAYLHK
- the lrrc10b gene encoding leucine-rich repeat-containing protein 10B — its product is MGNSSRKGDGEEEEDGAKEGEDEEVTEKEKEVEEEEEEEEQELPLGVEELLESGDPVLDLSYRKFKKLPRRVWGLMHLEKLYVCGNRLRTLPDSISQLRGLRILALDFNKMEDVPPAVCQLTNLTRLYLGSNRLMSLPPELRNLQNLKCLWMESNFFHSFPKELYDLPHLKSLQIGDNRLKTLPPDLCRMEALRGLWLYGNRFETFPRVLLRMENLEILDMDKNKISEFPSLKRLPALRLFSYDHNPVEEPPRVGEEVLVVGEGAAEFLEARDARKERLLKAAKEAEELALAESLAEEPVIHGILKNSNSSSKQATNGTVVTIGDPDVKEEVFLVKEEEGGCGQLPVIEYDGAELEYDEEVVEYETEGFEYEGEELEYERAQMDYEYEEGEEVEDTGRRDEGA